The genomic region GGCCGCGCTCGCTGCACCACGTGCCCATGGTGGCGAGGTTGTGTCGCATGGCGGCGTCGTCGAGCACGACCAGCGGTGTCCAGAACTCCGACAACCGCGGCCCGGTGGCGAGGAACTCGTCCACCGTCATGCCGACGGCGCGCTGCGGAATGCCCTTGTCATTCGTGTCGAGCCGTGCGGGCATCGCCGCTCCTTTCACGCCGTGAAAACCTGGTGCCGAGGTGCCCCGGCATCTGCGCCCGACGGTGAGTCCGCACACACCAGAAGAAACCTGTGCAGATATTACAACGCATGTTGCAGCAAGCGCACGCCGCGGCCCAGACTGTGGACATGACATCCACCGCGACTCCCGGGCCGCACCCGCGTCTGATCACCCTCGGCGAGACGATGGTGCTCATCACGCCGGCGCGCGCGGAGTCGCTCGCGGTGGCCGACGACCTCAGGCTGCACGTGGGCGGCGCGGAGTCGAACGTGGCCACGCACGCCGCGGCGCTCGGGGTGCCGAGCGCCTGGGTGGGTGCGGTCGGCGACGACGTTCTCGGCGAGCGCGTGCGGAGCGTCATCGCGCGTCGCGGCGTGGACGTCCAGTGGGTAACGTCGGTGCCCGGCGCACCGACCGGCGTCTACTTCAAAGACCCGGGCAACGGCGTGCTCTACTACCGACGCGGTTCCGCGGCCTCCCGCATGACAGCGGAGTCGGTGGCGCACGTGCCGTTCGAGAGTGCCGACGTCGTGCACGTCTCCGGCATCACGCCGGCCTTGTCCGCAAGCTGCGCGGCGCTGACGGATGCCCTCATCACCCGGGTCGGGGCATCCACCGCCCTGCTCAGCTTCGACGTCAACCACCGCGTGCCGCTCTGGGGGCCGGGGATCGCTGCGCCCGCACTGCTCGCCCTCGCCCGTCGCGCCGATCTCGTGTTCGTCGGCCTCGACGAGGCCGGGTCGCTGTGGGGATGCGCCACCGCCGACGAGGTGCGCACCCTGCTTCCCGACCTGTCGCGTCTCGTCGTCAAAGACGGCGCCGTGGGGGCCACGGAGTTCGACGGCACGGCGACGACCGACGTCACGACGTT from Humibacter ginsenosidimutans harbors:
- a CDS encoding sugar kinase translates to MTSTATPGPHPRLITLGETMVLITPARAESLAVADDLRLHVGGAESNVATHAAALGVPSAWVGAVGDDVLGERVRSVIARRGVDVQWVTSVPGAPTGVYFKDPGNGVLYYRRGSAASRMTAESVAHVPFESADVVHVSGITPALSASCAALTDALITRVGASTALLSFDVNHRVPLWGPGIAAPALLALARRADLVFVGLDEAGSLWGCATADEVRTLLPDLSRLVVKDGAVGATEFDGTATTDVTTFVPAIPTDVVEPIGAGDAFAAGYLAALLADADAEARLRAGHERAHPVLLSTSDFVTERTP